In a single window of the Niabella ginsenosidivorans genome:
- the galB gene encoding beta-galactosidase GalB: MSPLLFKQSIYRQKIIFIITLLAVSLPAFRLCAQPPAAQPAARERICLNEGWRFMRYTKEPDTLIYDEWPQSFDRNDNKVADTRATESAVVISSARSLKNWILPAINEFVKDPAAHYQRPPGNPGKDFAFVQNNFDDSRWASVSLPHDWAIKGPFYKEENAIVGGGMGRLPIQGVAWYRRKINIPESDKNKNIYLDIDGAMSYTMVWINGMLAGGWPYGYNSFRINLTPYIKPGEDNQLAIRLDNPANSSRWYPGAGIYRNVWLVKTNRLHIAHWGTFIRTNNVSAASATVSLTAQVENTSDANEQINTVTDIFLLNNQSQRTGNKIASFPARAININARSKTTVENTVKIKDPLLWGPPPMQNPNLYVAVTRLYRQGKLIDEYETRFGIRELTFDADKGLIVNGRPVRIQGVNQHHDLGAIGTAFNTRAAERQLELLKEMGCNAIRLAHNPPAPELLDLTDRMGFLVIDEVFDCWEKGKTPLDFHLIFKDWHEADIRSFIRRDRNHPSVIAWSFGNEVGEQYTGEEGAAIAKKLHAIVKDEDSTRPATASMNYAKPDMPFPAVMDIISLNYQGEGIRDAPAYAHLKGIKTTPLYPAFHQKFPGKMIVSSETASTLSTRDTYIFPVTSGISAPVSDTTGGDPQNSFVSAYDLYTAQFGASPDKVFAAQDHNPYVAGEFVWSGWDYLGEPTPYYTARSSYSGIIDLAGFKKDRFYLYQSRWRPNLPMAHLLPHWTWPGRTGKITPVHVFTSGDEAELFLNGKSLGRKKKAPFEYRLRWDSIIYEPGELKVIAYKNGKPWATDIVNTAAAPAALRLSADRDTIAVGNNDLSFITAAVTDHKGTLVPDADNSIRFSISGPGEIVATDNGNPADMTSFSSGERNAFSGKALVIVRATGKGVIRLTAASNNLPTASVTIRTQ, from the coding sequence ATGTCGCCATTACTTTTTAAACAGAGCATATACAGACAAAAAATAATTTTTATCATCACTTTGCTGGCCGTATCCCTGCCTGCATTCCGGCTTTGTGCACAGCCACCTGCAGCCCAGCCTGCGGCACGTGAGCGCATTTGCCTGAATGAGGGCTGGCGTTTTATGCGTTATACAAAAGAGCCGGACACACTGATCTATGATGAATGGCCGCAAAGCTTTGACAGGAACGATAATAAGGTGGCAGATACCAGGGCTACGGAGTCAGCTGTTGTGATTTCATCAGCCCGGTCATTAAAGAACTGGATATTGCCCGCAATCAATGAGTTTGTTAAGGATCCTGCAGCACATTACCAGCGGCCACCAGGCAACCCCGGTAAAGACTTTGCGTTTGTTCAAAATAATTTTGATGATTCAAGATGGGCATCCGTATCACTGCCACATGACTGGGCCATTAAAGGGCCTTTCTATAAAGAGGAAAATGCCATCGTTGGCGGCGGTATGGGCCGGTTGCCCATCCAGGGAGTAGCCTGGTATCGCAGAAAAATAAATATACCCGAATCAGACAAAAACAAAAATATCTATCTGGATATAGACGGCGCCATGAGCTATACTATGGTATGGATCAACGGAATGCTTGCCGGAGGCTGGCCTTACGGGTATAATTCCTTCAGGATAAATCTTACACCCTATATTAAACCGGGTGAGGATAACCAGCTTGCCATCCGCCTGGACAATCCGGCAAACTCCTCCCGCTGGTATCCCGGCGCAGGCATTTACCGGAACGTTTGGCTGGTAAAAACAAACCGGCTGCATATAGCACATTGGGGCACTTTTATCCGCACAAACAATGTATCGGCAGCCTCCGCAACAGTAAGCTTAACTGCCCAGGTTGAAAACACATCTGATGCCAATGAGCAAATCAATACGGTAACAGATATTTTTTTGCTGAACAACCAATCACAAAGAACAGGCAATAAGATCGCTTCATTTCCGGCCCGTGCAATCAATATCAATGCCCGCAGTAAAACAACTGTTGAGAACACCGTTAAGATAAAAGATCCTTTACTATGGGGGCCGCCGCCCATGCAAAATCCCAATTTATATGTAGCAGTGACCCGTTTGTACCGGCAAGGCAAGCTGATAGATGAATATGAAACCCGGTTTGGCATCCGGGAGTTAACATTTGATGCAGACAAAGGACTTATAGTGAATGGCCGGCCGGTGCGCATTCAGGGCGTTAACCAGCATCATGATCTGGGCGCAATAGGCACAGCCTTTAACACAAGAGCGGCAGAAAGACAGCTGGAACTGTTAAAGGAAATGGGATGCAACGCCATCCGGCTGGCGCATAACCCCCCGGCTCCGGAGTTACTGGATCTTACTGACCGGATGGGCTTTCTGGTAATAGATGAAGTATTTGATTGCTGGGAAAAAGGTAAAACGCCGCTCGATTTTCATCTGATATTTAAAGACTGGCACGAAGCAGATATCAGGTCGTTCATAAGGCGCGACCGTAATCATCCGTCTGTAATTGCGTGGAGCTTTGGCAACGAAGTAGGCGAGCAATATACCGGGGAAGAAGGCGCTGCGATAGCAAAAAAACTACATGCTATTGTAAAGGATGAAGACAGCACCCGGCCTGCAACCGCATCCATGAACTATGCAAAGCCCGATATGCCTTTTCCGGCGGTTATGGATATCATCAGCCTGAATTACCAGGGGGAAGGTATCCGTGATGCACCGGCCTATGCTCATTTAAAAGGAATAAAAACAACTCCGCTGTACCCTGCATTCCATCAAAAATTTCCCGGCAAAATGATCGTAAGCAGCGAAACCGCATCCACGTTAAGCACCCGGGACACCTATATTTTTCCCGTTACCAGCGGTATCAGTGCGCCCGTAAGCGATACTACCGGTGGTGATCCGCAAAACAGTTTTGTCAGTGCTTATGATCTCTATACGGCACAATTTGGCGCTTCACCGGATAAAGTGTTTGCCGCCCAGGATCACAATCCCTATGTAGCCGGCGAATTTGTATGGAGTGGCTGGGATTACTTAGGGGAGCCTACCCCCTATTATACGGCGCGGAGCTCTTATTCAGGGATCATTGACCTGGCGGGATTTAAAAAGGACCGGTTTTATCTCTATCAATCCAGATGGAGACCAAACCTGCCAATGGCACATCTTTTACCACACTGGACATGGCCCGGCCGCACCGGGAAAATAACACCGGTGCATGTATTTACCTCTGGTGACGAAGCTGAATTATTTTTAAATGGAAAATCCCTTGGCAGAAAAAAGAAAGCTCCTTTTGAATACCGCCTGCGCTGGGACAGTATTATTTATGAACCCGGCGAACTGAAAGTGATTGCTTATAAAAACGGAAAGCCATGGGCAACGGATATTGTAAACACCGCAGCAGCTCCGGCTGCGCTGCGTTTAAGCGCAGACAGGGATACAATTGCTGTTGGAAATAATGACCTTTCTTTTATCACAGCAGCTGTTACCGACCATAAAGGCACTTTAGTACCTGATGCTGACAACAGCATTCGCTTCTCGATAAGCGGGCCCGGTGAAATTGTAGCAACTGACAATGGGAACCCTGCTGATATGACCTCCTTTTCCTCCGGAGAACGGAATGCATTTAGCGGAAAAGCCCTGGTAATTGTTCGCGCAACAGGAAAAGGAGTGATCCGCTTAACGGCGGCATCCAACAACCTGCCCACAGCATCAGTAACCATCAGGACTCAATAA
- a CDS encoding SusC/RagA family TonB-linked outer membrane protein yields MQTLLVKLQKAIPARLQPRITQMAGLAVLLLLLSGHLYAQSNKILGHISNEAGEPVSGASVQVKGTTNGVIADNSGDFVITAPANSTLVISSVGYITQEFKINQRSVVNVLLVQNAGDQNTVVVIGYGNQRKEAVTGSVASISGAKLNEIPAANISQALQGRIAGVQMAQTSTKPGATMQIRIRGTRSINADNDPLIVLDGIPFAGTIADISPEDIKSIDILKDASATAIYGSRGANGVILVTTNKGNRGQKAQLTYSGYYGIKQAIKYPMMETPEYLALRKRAGLNKNPGADEDTSGAVNTDWQDLFYRNAIVQNHDLSVAGGTAKSQYKVGVGYYQDEAPIPLSQYSRFSIRASLDQEIGKLFRIGFTSNNNYNITDGANLGMYGVLSMSPLANPYNEDGSFKRVVAMPQDVQWVYTRGTMGALGDQYVNRTKAFGSYNSVYGELKIPGVQGLKARVNLGGNYRTSNTGSYTGIGVFNSDPANPNSASISNALTTQWTIENLLTYDRTFAGKHKINAVALYSAEQITYNSSSISRRNIAGDNFQYFNLGQTSSGSNDDITIDPNNQSYWQSGLMSYMGRIMYSYADRYMVSATVRSDASSRLAPGHKWHTYPAISAGWNINKESFLQNVTWINALKLRAGYGQTSNQSVAPYATLGLLSTRPYNYGATNAIGYYVTQLPNPNLGWEYSKTQNLGLDFSLFQNRLSGTAEYYITKTEDLLLSVGLPATSGVSSYTGNVGSTQNKGWELSLNGIILDNKNGWTWEAGVNIYRNVNRIVSLASGQTRDESNWLFVGHPLNVIFDYKRIGIWQADEATAVKEYEGSGGQVGMIKVLYTGTYNADGSPARVIGSDDRQILDADPAWLGGFNTRVAYKNIDLTIVGTFQHGGILNSTLYGSNGYLNLEDGRRGQIKIDYWTEDNPGGKYPDPSGPKNSNNPKYGSTLGYFDASYMKIRTVSLGYNFTQKWMRSIGIDRMRIYGTVQNPFVFFSPYHKESGMDPETNSYANDSSNMAVAYDYGQRRLLTVGYNTPATRNYLLGINVTF; encoded by the coding sequence ATGCAAACATTGCTTGTTAAATTGCAAAAGGCAATACCCGCCAGACTGCAGCCCAGAATCACTCAGATGGCTGGTCTGGCAGTGCTGTTATTGCTGCTGTCCGGCCATCTTTACGCCCAGAGTAACAAAATATTGGGACATATCAGTAACGAAGCGGGAGAACCGGTGTCCGGGGCCTCTGTACAGGTAAAAGGCACTACCAACGGTGTCATCGCCGATAATTCAGGCGACTTTGTTATTACGGCCCCGGCAAACAGCACCCTGGTTATTTCTTCAGTTGGTTACATAACACAGGAATTTAAAATAAATCAACGCTCTGTTGTAAACGTCCTGTTGGTACAAAACGCCGGTGATCAGAATACCGTGGTCGTTATCGGGTATGGTAACCAGCGTAAAGAGGCAGTTACGGGCTCTGTAGCATCCATCAGCGGAGCAAAACTCAATGAAATACCCGCTGCAAACATCTCCCAGGCCTTACAGGGCCGTATTGCGGGCGTACAGATGGCACAAACATCTACCAAACCGGGCGCCACCATGCAGATACGCATCCGGGGCACACGATCCATAAATGCCGACAACGACCCGCTGATCGTATTAGACGGCATTCCCTTTGCGGGAACCATTGCCGATATCAGCCCTGAAGACATTAAAAGCATCGATATCCTGAAGGATGCTTCCGCAACCGCTATATACGGCTCCCGTGGCGCCAATGGGGTGATACTGGTCACCACCAATAAAGGCAACAGGGGGCAAAAGGCCCAGCTAACCTATAGCGGCTACTATGGCATTAAGCAGGCAATCAAATACCCGATGATGGAAACACCCGAATACCTGGCATTACGCAAAAGAGCCGGTTTAAATAAAAACCCGGGAGCAGATGAAGATACTTCCGGAGCCGTGAATACGGACTGGCAGGATCTGTTTTACAGGAACGCCATTGTACAAAACCACGACCTGAGCGTTGCAGGCGGCACCGCAAAAAGCCAGTATAAGGTAGGCGTTGGCTACTATCAGGATGAAGCCCCTATCCCCTTATCTCAATACAGCCGTTTTTCCATACGGGCTTCACTGGACCAGGAAATAGGCAAACTGTTCCGTATCGGATTTACCTCAAACAATAATTATAATATAACGGATGGCGCCAACCTGGGTATGTATGGCGTATTAAGCATGTCGCCCCTGGCCAATCCCTATAATGAAGACGGCTCTTTTAAAAGAGTAGTAGCCATGCCACAGGACGTTCAGTGGGTGTACACAAGAGGAACAATGGGGGCGCTCGGCGATCAGTATGTTAACAGAACAAAAGCCTTTGGTTCCTATAACTCGGTATATGGAGAGTTGAAGATACCCGGCGTTCAGGGCTTAAAGGCCCGTGTTAATTTAGGGGGCAACTACCGCACCAGCAATACCGGCAGTTACACCGGTATCGGCGTTTTTAACTCGGACCCTGCAAACCCTAACTCCGCATCCATCAGCAATGCGCTTACCACACAATGGACCATTGAAAATTTACTTACTTACGACAGAACCTTTGCGGGAAAGCACAAAATAAATGCGGTAGCCCTGTATTCCGCGGAGCAGATTACCTATAACAGCTCTTCCATAAGCAGGAGAAATATAGCCGGGGATAATTTTCAGTATTTCAACCTGGGGCAAACATCTTCAGGCAGCAATGATGATATTACGATCGACCCTAACAATCAAAGCTACTGGCAAAGCGGCCTGATGTCATATATGGGGCGCATTATGTATTCCTATGCTGATCGCTACATGGTAAGCGCAACGGTACGTTCAGATGCTTCCTCAAGACTGGCGCCCGGTCATAAATGGCACACCTATCCCGCAATATCTGCAGGCTGGAACATCAATAAAGAGTCGTTTCTGCAAAATGTCACCTGGATCAATGCTTTAAAGCTGCGTGCAGGTTACGGGCAAACTTCCAACCAATCCGTAGCACCGTATGCTACCTTAGGGCTGTTGAGCACAAGGCCCTATAACTATGGCGCAACCAATGCGATCGGATATTACGTAACACAGTTGCCCAACCCAAATTTAGGTTGGGAATATTCCAAGACCCAAAACTTAGGTTTGGATTTTTCCCTCTTCCAGAACCGTTTATCTGGTACGGCAGAATATTACATTACAAAAACAGAAGATCTGTTATTGAGTGTTGGGCTGCCCGCAACATCAGGCGTAAGCAGTTATACAGGAAATGTTGGTTCCACACAGAACAAGGGCTGGGAACTTTCATTGAACGGGATCATACTTGATAACAAAAACGGATGGACATGGGAAGCCGGTGTAAATATTTACCGGAATGTAAACAGGATTGTAAGCCTTGCTTCCGGCCAGACCCGGGATGAAAGCAACTGGCTTTTTGTGGGCCATCCTTTAAATGTGATCTTTGATTATAAGAGGATCGGCATCTGGCAGGCCGATGAAGCCACTGCCGTAAAGGAATATGAAGGAAGTGGCGGGCAGGTGGGAATGATAAAGGTATTATACACCGGCACCTATAACGCAGACGGCTCCCCTGCAAGAGTGATCGGGTCTGATGACAGGCAGATCCTGGATGCCGACCCTGCCTGGCTGGGAGGTTTTAATACAAGGGTAGCTTACAAAAATATTGACCTGACCATTGTAGGAACTTTTCAGCACGGCGGTATCCTTAACAGCACATTATACGGGTCAAACGGTTACCTGAACCTGGAAGACGGGCGCAGAGGGCAAATAAAAATTGATTACTGGACAGAAGATAACCCCGGTGGAAAATATCCCGATCCCAGTGGTCCCAAAAACAGCAACAATCCGAAATACGGATCTACACTTGGATACTTTGATGCATCCTATATGAAGATCCGCACCGTGTCATTGGGATATAATTTCACTCAAAAATGGATGAGATCCATTGGTATAGACAGAATGCGCATTTATGGTACGGTTCAAAATCCTTTTGTATTCTTTTCACCTTATCATAAAGAGTCCGGCATGGATCCGGAAACCAATTCATACGCTAATGATAGTTCCAATATGGCTGTAGCATATGACTACGGACAAAGAAGATTGCTGACCGTGGGTTATAACACCCCTGCCACACGCAACTATTTATTGGGCATTAATGTAACATTCTAA
- a CDS encoding xylulokinase — MLLLGIDLGTSSVKVAVVDGATRQTLATAQYPDTERDIISLQPGWAEQSPERWWEDVKMAIKKVNQTGRYNKNDIGAIGISYQMHGLVLLDKDGGVLRNSIIWCDSRAVPYGARAFEALGTTYCLQHLLNAPGNFTAAKLAWVKEKEPDVFEKTDKILLPGDFIAQRLTGTVTTTPSALSEGIFWDFKSNALSGAVMDYFGFDREHIPEVKDVFTTHGNLSKAVADELSLNEGIPVSYKAGDQPNNALSLNVFEPGDVAATAGTSGVIYGVSDQLTYDAQSRVNGFAHVNHSKDRTRIGVLLCLNGTGILNRWIKNMTGNTGYSQMNELAASVKPGSEGLLVLPFGNGAERVLNNRIIGAHIRYIDLNKHSNAHMIRAGQEGIAFSFRYGLDIMRSNGMEPAVIKAGHTNMFLSPVFTEAFVNATAVPVELYDCDGSTGAALGAGIGSGYFSDTADAFKKQEVLNSVQPAQTRLYDDLYGKWKQLLDKELQQVAV, encoded by the coding sequence ATGCTGTTATTAGGTATTGATCTGGGTACCTCATCTGTTAAAGTAGCTGTTGTGGACGGGGCAACCCGGCAAACGCTTGCAACGGCGCAGTACCCGGACACTGAAAGAGACATTATTTCGCTTCAGCCGGGCTGGGCGGAACAATCGCCGGAGCGATGGTGGGAGGATGTAAAGATGGCGATAAAAAAAGTAAACCAAACAGGCCGGTACAATAAAAATGATATTGGTGCCATCGGCATATCGTATCAGATGCATGGCCTTGTATTACTGGATAAGGACGGAGGCGTTTTGCGCAATAGTATCATCTGGTGCGATAGCAGGGCGGTGCCTTATGGCGCCAGGGCCTTTGAGGCACTTGGCACAACCTATTGCTTACAGCACCTTTTAAATGCTCCCGGAAACTTTACGGCGGCAAAGCTGGCGTGGGTAAAAGAAAAGGAGCCGGATGTTTTTGAAAAGACAGATAAGATCCTGCTGCCCGGTGACTTTATAGCGCAACGTTTAACAGGCACCGTAACTACAACGCCTTCCGCTTTATCGGAAGGTATTTTCTGGGATTTTAAGAGCAACGCGCTTTCCGGGGCTGTAATGGATTATTTCGGGTTCGACAGGGAGCATATTCCTGAAGTAAAAGATGTTTTTACAACGCATGGAAATTTATCAAAAGCAGTAGCTGATGAATTATCGCTGAATGAAGGGATTCCTGTTTCCTACAAGGCCGGTGACCAGCCGAACAATGCGCTTTCCCTGAATGTTTTTGAGCCCGGTGATGTAGCTGCAACGGCGGGTACATCTGGCGTTATTTATGGTGTAAGTGACCAGCTGACATACGATGCTCAAAGCCGTGTCAATGGCTTCGCTCATGTAAATCACAGCAAGGATCGTACAAGGATTGGCGTGTTGCTTTGCCTGAACGGAACAGGCATCTTAAACCGGTGGATAAAGAATATGACCGGCAATACCGGCTATTCGCAAATGAATGAATTGGCTGCATCAGTAAAGCCGGGCAGTGAGGGATTGCTGGTATTGCCGTTTGGCAATGGCGCAGAGCGCGTGCTCAATAACAGGATCATTGGTGCGCACATCCGGTATATAGATCTGAATAAACACAGCAACGCTCATATGATCAGAGCCGGGCAGGAAGGCATTGCATTTTCTTTTCGGTACGGATTGGATATTATGCGCAGCAATGGCATGGAGCCGGCCGTTATTAAAGCCGGTCACACAAATATGTTTTTAAGCCCTGTATTTACTGAGGCTTTTGTAAACGCAACCGCGGTGCCGGTGGAGTTGTATGACTGTGACGGAAGCACAGGAGCTGCCTTAGGCGCCGGCATAGGATCTGGTTATTTTTCGGATACTGCTGATGCCTTTAAAAAACAGGAAGTATTAAATAGCGTACAACCAGCACAAACCCGTTTGTATGATGACTTATATGGAAAATGGAAGCAACTGCTGGATAAAGAATTGCAACAGGTTGCTGTATAA
- a CDS encoding RagB/SusD family nutrient uptake outer membrane protein: protein MKRLYTHAFLLTAFAAVCLSGCSKILDENPRAIFTPDYFKTEAGVKGGITSLYGHLRLMYGNGYFLNANEISTDEATWGQNSDGNVKNLDFSGVGDIDPSTSNTGVLWGAAFPAINTASGVIENGAAVGVADALIAEARFFRAFDYFLLVQTFGGVPLDLGAGELKFNTSTIRTSKRNTVPEVYTKAIFPDLLTATQQLPDAGRVTGGVTKTAARLYLAKAYLTYGWWLQNPNNIPTYPEAARTDPDGHDAAWYFQQAYNTATDGIQNAGTNFGLQATFYDVNVATNDRNNELLLYADHTQSSSIYNGGDLNYSSGGFGTDNFAQWFEQWNYTNIKSSSSGSSWNAVNSVQRAAVQSLGRPWTMLAPPHGIFKNTFADKDNDSRFDGTFVTSYRSNWVEAGLKVNNAIPQHLYNANFLPVSNGDAILTFLKNDVGGVDYSNTRFNSTVGAGVLPGRADFVIEPSAISRICYPGNWKLGPYRTDNNGGLGAPNGSITRPFPVAKFSELFFIAAEAAVKGAATKAVTGTYANDGTARGLINIIRARAGKWRWDNGGNIAKTQDNSAAMIAATPANIDINYILAERSREYYGEGYRWLDLVRTQKWIELSSSFEIAGKTNPNDWQDHTVGTFSRTITAQYYLRPIPQSQLDGMDMSADEKKAYQNPAYQ from the coding sequence ATGAAACGATTATATACGCACGCATTTTTATTAACGGCCTTTGCTGCTGTATGCCTCTCCGGCTGCTCCAAAATTCTTGATGAGAACCCCAGAGCTATTTTTACCCCGGATTATTTTAAAACAGAAGCGGGTGTTAAAGGCGGCATCACCTCTCTGTATGGCCACCTCAGGTTAATGTATGGCAACGGCTATTTTCTCAATGCCAATGAAATCAGTACCGATGAAGCTACCTGGGGGCAAAACTCAGACGGCAATGTAAAAAACCTGGATTTTTCAGGTGTAGGAGATATTGACCCCAGCACCAGCAATACAGGGGTCCTTTGGGGTGCTGCCTTCCCCGCAATAAATACGGCAAGCGGTGTTATTGAAAACGGTGCTGCTGTTGGCGTTGCCGATGCCTTAATTGCTGAAGCCCGGTTCTTCAGGGCGTTCGATTATTTCCTGCTGGTACAAACCTTTGGCGGAGTGCCGCTGGACCTGGGTGCAGGTGAACTGAAATTTAATACATCCACAATAAGAACTTCAAAACGCAATACAGTGCCTGAAGTATATACGAAAGCCATATTTCCGGACCTGCTTACGGCAACGCAGCAATTGCCAGATGCAGGGCGCGTTACTGGTGGTGTTACCAAAACAGCCGCCCGTCTTTACCTGGCCAAAGCCTATCTTACTTACGGCTGGTGGCTGCAAAATCCCAACAATATTCCCACCTACCCCGAAGCTGCAAGAACCGATCCGGACGGTCATGATGCTGCCTGGTATTTTCAACAGGCTTATAATACAGCTACGGATGGTATTCAGAATGCCGGAACCAATTTTGGGCTTCAGGCCACTTTTTATGATGTAAATGTAGCCACTAACGACAGGAACAATGAGCTCCTGCTATATGCCGATCATACACAAAGCAGCAGCATTTATAATGGCGGTGATCTGAATTACAGTAGCGGTGGTTTCGGAACAGATAATTTTGCCCAGTGGTTTGAGCAATGGAACTATACCAATATAAAAAGCAGCAGTTCCGGCAGTTCATGGAATGCGGTAAACTCTGTGCAGCGTGCTGCAGTACAATCCCTGGGGCGCCCCTGGACCATGCTGGCGCCCCCTCACGGAATATTCAAAAACACGTTTGCGGATAAGGACAATGACTCGCGTTTTGACGGCACATTTGTGACCAGCTACCGCAGCAACTGGGTGGAAGCAGGTTTAAAAGTAAACAACGCAATACCCCAGCATTTATATAATGCCAATTTTTTGCCGGTATCCAACGGTGATGCCATTCTCACATTCCTGAAAAATGACGTTGGCGGGGTGGACTATTCCAACACCAGATTTAACAGTACCGTTGGTGCAGGGGTTTTACCCGGCAGGGCCGATTTTGTAATAGAGCCCAGCGCCATCAGCAGGATCTGTTACCCCGGCAACTGGAAACTGGGCCCTTATCGTACAGATAACAATGGCGGTTTAGGTGCTCCTAACGGAAGTATCACCCGCCCCTTTCCGGTTGCCAAATTCTCTGAGCTGTTTTTTATAGCTGCTGAAGCCGCTGTTAAAGGCGCTGCTACAAAAGCCGTAACAGGAACCTATGCCAATGATGGTACTGCAAGAGGGCTTATTAATATAATCCGTGCCCGTGCCGGTAAATGGCGCTGGGATAATGGAGGCAATATTGCCAAAACGCAGGATAACAGTGCTGCTATGATTGCAGCAACACCCGCCAATATCGATATCAATTATATTCTTGCAGAAAGGTCACGTGAATACTATGGCGAAGGTTACAGGTGGCTGGACCTGGTGCGCACACAAAAATGGATTGAGCTCAGCAGTAGTTTTGAAATTGCGGGCAAAACCAATCCCAACGACTGGCAGGATCATACCGTAGGTACTTTTTCACGCACAATAACAGCCCAGTACTATCTGCGCCCGATACCACAGTCGCAGCTGGATGGGATGGATATGAGCGCAGATGAAAAGAAAGCCTATCAAAACCCCGCATACCAGTAA
- a CDS encoding LacI family DNA-binding transcriptional regulator, with the protein MAKEKDVTIYDLANELNISVATVSRALKDDPVVSKKTKKKIFDLAEKMGYRTNLFARNLRTGATRTIGFLVHELNSNFINSVLSGVEKITTEAGYDLIIAHSSESYTKEAANARNLFDKRVDGLIASLSFDTRSTDHFRPFIDKGVPVIFFDRVEKVKDTTVVVIDNYKCGYEATSHLIEQGCKKILHVTSSLSRNVYAERYRGYRDALFDNGISLDEKLVVVNDLSERAGIESAKKMMAIDPLPDGAFITNDFVAAAFIKALKEHGISVPGDVAVVGFNNDAIGHLIEPTLTTINYPGIEMGEVAATALINHLKGVSNISRINTVIINSDLIVRESSLKKGK; encoded by the coding sequence ATGGCCAAGGAAAAAGATGTAACGATATATGATCTTGCCAATGAATTGAATATTTCTGTTGCAACCGTAAGCCGGGCTTTAAAAGATGACCCGGTTGTAAGTAAGAAAACAAAAAAGAAGATCTTCGATCTGGCAGAGAAGATGGGCTACCGCACCAATTTGTTTGCCCGTAACTTAAGAACCGGCGCTACCCGTACCATCGGCTTTCTGGTGCATGAACTGAACAGTAATTTTATAAATTCTGTGCTTTCCGGGGTGGAAAAGATTACTACTGAAGCCGGTTATGATCTGATTATTGCGCACTCTTCAGAAAGCTATACGAAAGAGGCGGCAAATGCAAGAAACCTCTTTGATAAGAGAGTGGACGGGCTTATTGCTTCGCTCTCTTTCGATACCAGGAGCACCGACCATTTTCGCCCGTTTATTGATAAAGGGGTACCGGTTATATTTTTTGACCGTGTGGAAAAAGTTAAAGACACTACTGTTGTTGTTATTGATAATTACAAATGCGGCTACGAGGCCACCAGCCACCTGATAGAGCAGGGATGTAAAAAAATACTGCATGTTACTTCCAGCCTTAGCAGAAATGTGTATGCTGAAAGGTACAGGGGCTACCGGGACGCGTTATTTGATAATGGCATCAGCCTTGATGAGAAGCTGGTGGTTGTAAATGATCTTAGTGAAAGGGCCGGCATCGAATCTGCAAAAAAAATGATGGCAATAGATCCGCTGCCGGACGGCGCTTTTATTACCAACGATTTTGTGGCGGCAGCATTTATTAAAGCCTTAAAAGAACACGGCATCTCTGTTCCGGGCGATGTGGCGGTTGTAGGCTTTAATAACGATGCGATCGGCCACCTGATAGAGCCCACGCTTACTACGATCAACTACCCGGGCATTGAGATGGGCGAAGTGGCTGCCACAGCATTGATCAATCATTTAAAAGGTGTGAGTAACATCAGCCGGATCAATACTGTGATTATTAATTCTGATCTTATTGTCAGGGAATCCTCTCTTAAAAAGGGAAAATGA